GAATCGTCTATTAATGTTCAAGTAAGTTGTTTCCATATACTTCAGATGATTGATTTATTAATGAGAGGAAAAGCCTTTTTATAGGCGGGAAGTTTACAAGAGTTGTTAGAAGTTAGTTATTTTAGAACTTAACTAACTtggagttgagttagtttatttataactaactcaagatacacAAGCCTTAACTAAAGATGACTAATCCTAAAATACAAGAATGACAATTCAAGATACTCAAGAATTAGCTCAAGAAATACTAAAGAACTtaaagaaacatcaagaaaagAGGATGTTCTACATCAAATGTCTCTGCACGTGCGCCCGTTGTGCGATCTTTCCCAAAGACATACGAAGGACAAATGAACAAACAATCAACAATTACgtcaaaaaaaaaacgtgaacaatgtgaaaattttgagtgCCTTAGAGGAAGGAAATTTgttcaataatttgaaattgaacttCATGGAGTGAAACAAATGTCTTCACATATGCAATGCTAGGAAATGTGAAGATATGAAAGGCGTGCACatgaacaaagaaaatggaaaaaaagctACAAAAATGTAACAGTATCAAATGTGGTGATATGAAAGGCATGGAAAATGAACAGCAACAATGGAACACGAGCCTCAATATGTGGTGATATGAAAATCATGGAAATGAACAACAACAATGGAACACAAACCTCAAATGTGGAGATATGAAGGACATGTGAATGGACAACAAAAATGGAACCGGGTCGTAGTATGCAAGTGGTGACATGAAAGGCATGGAAATAAACAACAAGTGGCATAGCATGGATCGCAACATCAATCAATGACAAGTGCATAGGTAGACTGTGAAGACCAAACACACAATGGAACACAAACAGATGGATGCATATACATTACCAAACAAAGGGAGAACCAAGAGTTACTATGCAATGGCATAGCAAGTATATATAGATGGGAAATGGAAGAAGTAATGACATTGAAGACCCCTAAACAAGCAAACCTGAGCATGGACTGATGACAATGGGAAAGACGACATACAACAAATGGGTAAAGAAAAGTGGGTCAAAGTTCAAATGCAACATGCCTACCACATAATGCACATGATGTGTACTTACAAaaaggggggggggggggggggggggacaGAAGCATCAGAAGcttaggtaaaaaaaatatacagaAGCATATTGCAATGGAAAGTACATAAGTATTCACGATATACACACAGTAGGAGTAATGGCATAAGCTATGGGTAGGCAAATTGGATATAGACAGCAGCATCAAACATGAacataaatagcaaaatacaGATTcacaactaattaaaaaaacatatttggtaGAATAAAGTATGATcatgaataagaaaaactatGAAAATGGAGATCTCATCATCGGCATTGGAAAACAATAGAGAAAACATCACCTCCTTTCCTACCTTGCTCGACCCAAACACTACCGACCAGACGTAGCACCTATTTTTATCAGTAATGGGAAATCCTGATCGACAATGGAAAGAGCGAGCGGCAAGGGGAAGTTTGCACGTGAAGGGGTTGTCCGAGCAACAAACCTTTTCAAGCAGCCATATCAATCGTTGATGGAAGccatataaaaaaagtttgtatcAATCATCAACGGtcataaatttagtttacagCAGTTGTCAAAATGCATACTAACTTATGTTCAACTTTGACAATGAAGCAATGCCTGTTTGATCACAAGAGGCCTCCCAGTTGCTCCCATCAAACTGCCTAACCTCAATATGGGTCAAAGTTCCAGGATCAACACATTTGAAAGTAATAGCAACTCCATCTGGATTTGAGCGTGGATGGTAAAATGAGGTAATGCCGCAGTTTTTGCAGAAGGTATGTTTTGCAGTGTGAGAACCAAATGTGTAGGTAGAAACAAAGTTGCTAGAATCTCCTAAAAGCTTGAACCGTTCCAAAGGTACAATAAAATGTGTATTGGCCCTCATGAAGCAGTTGGAACAGTTGCAATCCCAAGCAACAACACTGGCAGGTGCTTCAACTCGCCATCTTACTTTCTTGCAGTGACATCCACCATGATGTACAACCAACTCAGAAGCCATTGAAAAGGAATCAAACCTTCCAATCCTTTTAGTGAATGATTATTCGTTTTCCTGAGTAAAAGGTATAGACCTAGTAAActaaaacagaaaagaaagttgGTCCATGTTTCAAATTGATCCAATTATGAATCATATCATAttatctttctatttttcaattatttactttttgacAAGAGATAACAATTGAGAATACAGCCAAAACATCAAAGGGAAGAGGACCTTATCATTTAAAAGGGAAATAAGAACGCTTCCAGTCtgagtaaataaaaaatctgtCATAATTACTGAAATCCGTTTGGATGACATTCTAATTTGAGGTCAATATATGTGCAATTAGCCAACAGTTCAGACATGATTGAAGATcctattgtttctttctaatcATAGAGATGAAAGAAAGATCCTAGTATCACCCTTTTCATCAAAATCTAACTTTTGAGTGGAGATCAAAAGCACTATTAGAAGCCAGTTTTCCATGTCTTTGAAAACGGAGATCACGattgaaaatccaaaaattagtggcaaaattaaattaaacgaatagaatattcatattt
This DNA window, taken from Cucumis sativus cultivar 9930 chromosome 6, Cucumber_9930_V3, whole genome shotgun sequence, encodes the following:
- the LOC101209467 gene encoding centromere protein V codes for the protein MASELVVHHGGCHCKKVRWRVEAPASVVAWDCNCSNCFMRANTHFIVPLERFKLLGDSSNFVSTYTFGSHTAKHTFCKNCGITSFYHPRSNPDGVAITFKCVDPGTLTHIEVRQFDGSNWEASCDQTGIASLSKLNISLLLGQPLHVQTSPCRSLFPLSIRISHY